The Rhodothermales bacterium region GCATGACGCCATACGAGGTCATGTTATCCGAGAGCCAGGAGCGGATGCTGGTGGTCTGCAAAAAAGGTAAGGAGACCGAACTGCGCGCTATCTTTGACAAATGGGATCTACATGCCGTTCAGATAGGCGTCGTGACAGACGATGGCCGGGTCAGGGTGTTCTGGCATGGCGACCTGGTGGCCGATGTGCCGGCAGAGCATCTCGTGTTGGGGGGCGGGGCACCTGTCTATATACGCGAGGCACGTCGGCCGGCGTACCTGGATCGCGTGGCTTCTTTCGACATCACATCGATTCCCGATGTGCAAACCAATGAAGCCACGGCCCTCGTGAAACGATTGATTGGCGCGCCTAATATTGCTTCGAAACGCTGGATTTTTGAGCAGTACGACACAACTGTGCGCACCAACACGGTCGTCGGGCCCGGTCCCAGCGACGCGGCGGTTGTCCGCATCAAAGGCACGAAACGTGGGTTGGCGGTCAAGACAGACTGCAACGGCCGATTTGTCTACCTGAATCCGAGGCGCGGCGGTCAGATCGCGGTCGCGGAGGCAGCCCGAAATGTAGTCTGCGCCGGCGGAGAGCCCCTGGCCATTACGAACTGCCTGAACTTCGGGAATCCATATAAACCCGAGGTCTACTGGGTTTTCAAGGAAGCTCTCGCAGGAATGGGTGATGCATGTCGCGCACTGGCGACGCCTGTGACCGGTGGCAATGTCTCGTTTTACAACGAAAATCCCGACTCGGCCGTATTCCCCACGCCAACCATTGGGATGGTGGGTCTCGTCGAGGATATTGATCGTGACACGACTACGGTGCCTTTCCGCAAGGCCGGGGATATCGTGTATCTTCTTTCCCCACGAGCGTGGCAACACCGTAACGATATCGGGGGCTCCGAGTATCTGGCCTGGATCCATCAGCGTACCGACGGCGACGCTCCGCATCTCGACCTCGAGGAGGAGAAGACCGTTCAACACGCCATGCTCGGGTTCATCCGTGCCGGGCTGGTCGAAAGCGCGCACGACGTCTCCGATGGCGGTCTGGCTATCTGCCTCGCGGAATGTGTGTTACACGCCGATCACCTCGGGGCAGACATCGATCTTGGCGGCGAAGCCGGTATCCGAACGGATGCCCTCCTGTTTGGCGAGGCACAATCCCGCATCGTGCTGAGTGGCCGGCCTGAGACGGAGACCGCTCTCTTTCAGAAAGCGGCCGCAGCCGGGGTGCAGTTGACCCGGATCGGCGTCGTGACCGATGGCCCTTTGTGCATCGCGCACGGCGGAGAGGCGCTGATAGAAGCCTCGGGGGCCGATCTTCGCACGATATATGAAAACGCGATACCCGATTTGATGCAGGGCAAGATATAATCGGCCGATACTCCCTTCGAGCATTAAGGTCCTCGGCAGGCGCAGATATTGTAACGATTACCCGGTCTTTCGAAACCAATAGGCCGACGATCATGTACATCGTCCCGCAAGACAAGACGCTACAGCTTTTACCGTAGGAGGCAAAATATGGCAGATAACGCCAAACCTGTTACCTTTACTGATGCCAATTTCAAGAGCGAAGTGCTCGACTCCGAAACGCCGGTGTTGATCGATTTCTGGGCGACCTGGTGCGGCCCCTGCCGTATGATCGCCCCGGTCATCGAGCAGTTGGCCGTCGAATTCGACGGTCGCGCAAAAATCGGCAAGCTGGACGTGGACCGCAATCCCGAAACAGCCATGCAGTTCGGGGTACGTTCTATCCCGACGCTCCTTTTTGTAAAGGATGGCCACGTGGTTGACCAAGTGATCGGCGCTGTTTCGAAAAAGATCCTGACCGATAAGCTGGAGGGACTGGTTTCTCTTCCGGCTAATTCCTGACGCTGGCCACTGCCGGCTCTATGCAGGCTTCGCCACGATAGATTTACCGGCCCGGAGGAGCGAAGTCGCCCCTCCGGGCTTTCCGTTTAACGGGACCCCCCACTACCGCACGTTTCATCATGAGTACAGGTATGCCAGCTGGTTCCCCCTTTCCCTCTGTTGATTTTTCGGCTGCCGTCGAGGCACCTGTCGTGATCGTGGGCACCGGGCCTGCCGGCCTGACGGCTGCGCTTTACGCCGCGCGGGCCAACCTTTCGCCTGTCGTATATCAAGGCATTCAGCCTGGAGGTCAACTCATTACGACCACCGATGTCGAGAACTACCCCGGCTTCCCCGATGGCATTCTCGGCCCGGACTTGATGCAGTTGTTCGAGAAACAGGCCGCTCGATTTGGCGCCGTCCTGCAGTACGGCATGGTAACACATGTTGATTTTTCTCAGCGTCCATTTCGGCTACTCGTGGACGAGGAGACGCCCGTTCTGGCACAGGCGGTGATCATTGCAACGGGTGCGTCGGCCAAGTACCTGGGCCTGGCCAATGAGAAGCGTTTGCTGGGATACGGCGTTTCCGCTTGCGCTACGTGTGACGGGGCGTTCTTTAAGATGATGGATGTCGCGATCGTCGGCGGTGGTGATACGGCGATGGAAGAAGCGCTCTTTCTCACCCGTTTTGCAAGCAAAGTTTATCTGATCCACCGTCGCGACTCGTTCCGGGCAT contains the following coding sequences:
- the trxA gene encoding thioredoxin — encoded protein: MADNAKPVTFTDANFKSEVLDSETPVLIDFWATWCGPCRMIAPVIEQLAVEFDGRAKIGKLDVDRNPETAMQFGVRSIPTLLFVKDGHVVDQVIGAVSKKILTDKLEGLVSLPANS
- the purL gene encoding phosphoribosylformylglycinamidine synthase subunit PurL, whose translation is MSAQSLAFPEVTLHLAMEHGLTEQEYGWILDRLGRTPTFVELGIYSVMWSEHCSYKNSIVELKKLPREGGRMLVGAGEENAGLIDIGDGLGVAFKIESHNHPSAVEPYQGAATGVGGIQRDIFTMGARPICSLNSLRFGSLEQPRVRYLLDGVVRGIGDYGNSFGVPTVAGEVYFDPSYEGNPLVNAMSVGIVKVGETVSAIATGNGNPVFIVGSATGRDGIHGATFASEEISEASEARRPSVQVGDPFTEKLLLEASLEVIRSGVVVGMQDMGAAGITCSTCEMSAKGASGMALNLEQVPMRETGMTPYEVMLSESQERMLVVCKKGKETELRAIFDKWDLHAVQIGVVTDDGRVRVFWHGDLVADVPAEHLVLGGGAPVYIREARRPAYLDRVASFDITSIPDVQTNEATALVKRLIGAPNIASKRWIFEQYDTTVRTNTVVGPGPSDAAVVRIKGTKRGLAVKTDCNGRFVYLNPRRGGQIAVAEAARNVVCAGGEPLAITNCLNFGNPYKPEVYWVFKEALAGMGDACRALATPVTGGNVSFYNENPDSAVFPTPTIGMVGLVEDIDRDTTTVPFRKAGDIVYLLSPRAWQHRNDIGGSEYLAWIHQRTDGDAPHLDLEEEKTVQHAMLGFIRAGLVESAHDVSDGGLAICLAECVLHADHLGADIDLGGEAGIRTDALLFGEAQSRIVLSGRPETETALFQKAAAAGVQLTRIGVVTDGPLCIAHGGEALIEASGADLRTIYENAIPDLMQGKI
- the trxB gene encoding thioredoxin-disulfide reductase, coding for MSTGMPAGSPFPSVDFSAAVEAPVVIVGTGPAGLTAALYAARANLSPVVYQGIQPGGQLITTTDVENYPGFPDGILGPDLMQLFEKQAARFGAVLQYGMVTHVDFSQRPFRLLVDEETPVLAQAVIIATGASAKYLGLANEKRLLGYGVSACATCDGAFFKMMDVAIVGGGDTAMEEALFLTRFASKVYLIHRRDSFRASKIMQERVFANEKIEILWDTIITDILGKKEVDGIDIENLKTGEKRQIPVKAMFAAIGHKPNTEVFAGWLDMDETGYIKTKPGTTYTNIPGVFACGDAQDHVYRQAVTAAGTGCMAAIDAERWLAEHGVAERATVA